One window of the Cryptomeria japonica chromosome 7, Sugi_1.0, whole genome shotgun sequence genome contains the following:
- the LOC131856838 gene encoding uncharacterized protein LOC131856838, giving the protein MLCASSQRNSQNFVLELWNYYVIFLAISPQGNGQEESSNKSLLNIIKKILEQNKRSWDKKLKLALWANRITVKKAIGTSPFELVYGIQTRVPVNNLLPVYKFLQDEELELSEPMEDRMIQLVELEEMRTLAHKRNLKIQLQSKYLFDKRATTKKFQIGDMVL; this is encoded by the coding sequence ATGTTATGTGCTTCAAGTCAGAGGAATTCACAGAATTTTGTGCTTGAGTTATGGAATTACTATGTCATATTCCTCGCCATATCCCCACAGGGCAATGGCCAAGAagaatcaagtaataaaagtctcctGAACATCATTAAGAAGATTCTTGAACaaaacaagagatcttgggatAAAAAGCTCAAGCTAGCTTTATGGGCAAATAGAATTACTGTGAAGAAGGCCATTGGTACATCTCCATTTGAACTGGTGTATGGAATACAGACCAGAGTACCTGTAAACAATCTTCTCCCTGTATACAAGTTCTTGCAAGATGAAGAGTTGGAATTGTCAGAACCCATGGAGGATAGAATGATCCAATTGGTAGAATTAGAAGAAATGAGAACTTTGGCTCATAAAAGAAATCTGAAAATCCAATTGCAGTCAAAATATCTCTTTGATAAAAGAGCTACAACCAAAAAGTTCCAAATTGGTGATatggttctttag